tgtaaacttccAAGCGCGGCTGCAACAGtgttgctttggcaccatcttgtggcagtcCGAAGTTACCCAGAGAAAATATTGCACTGTTGACGGGAATTTTGGAGATCTTTGAAAGCAGGAAGACAAGTACAACGATAATTAAGGGCTGAATTGGGGAAGGGGATCTGACAATCCATTTTATTGACAGCCTGGTGCCGTAGAGCTTTCGGCTCGGTGTAAACCCAAGTGGCCGCTGATGCCAAATAAACTGCATTAAACAAAAAGGGATCATCTCATCTGTTGTGTTAAACGAGCCCAGAATCAAGCGTTTCCTTGGATTTATGCAATTAATAATTCAATACATCTTACAGCAATTCCATGAGTTCAGATATTGTCGTTCTCGTACCTGGTCGGACGGCGGGGTAGCCCATGCCGGCGTAAGGGGCGTACCCTGGAAAGAGAAAGAACAAATATTATGAGTGCGACGTGGGTGAAAGGTGTGATAAAACCAGACGGGATGCTCACCTGGAAGAGGGCCGACGCCATAAActacagaaaaggggaaaaaaaggacaaaaattgTTCTCATAAAGTCCGATTATTTCgcctatttttttccacaaggaTGAGTAGAACACTTGAGTGTGCCGCAATAACTCCACCGAGGCTCGTCTTACCTCGTTTGCCTCCGCGGCCCAAGCCCAGGCCGTTTGCGGGCGCGAGCCCCAGTGGCAAGTCCGTGCCGACGTTGGCACCTGCGAGGAAAAATACTTTCAGTGGTCCCGGACAGCAAACAGAAGAGGTGCATTACGGTGCTAAAAATAAGTGGGGTTCAATACCGGAGAGTCCGTGGGTGCCATAGGCAGGAAATCGTGCGGGTGCAACACCTCGTCCAAGAGGTCGGTAGCCCCCTGTGAAAACAACCATTGGTCTGATTTGTGCCAGTTTTGTGAACTTGACAAATGTTGCTCATGTTTCAGCCTAAATATAgtgtctggggggggggggggggggggggggaataaataaataaaataaaataaaataaaataaaataaaataaaataaaatcacatcatATATTATCTGGGTTAACTACATGCACCAGGCAAATTTAATTCAATAGGCTTCGTGGTGGAAAACATAAAAGATTTATTCATCAGCATTCCAACAGCATATTCCAACTACTGaatttaatgttggtcatatttgtggtacttggagagtaaaaaaagtatcttttttaggaggcatatatatatatatatatatatatatatatatatatattgtatagcTAATGATGACAACTTACCACCGCCTAGTGGACTGGGAACATGATAATGGCCAACTGAACGGAGAAAAGCATTTCCATATAATGATTAGTTTGCAAGCTCAACACTCAGATAACCGCATTCCGACCGATGTGAGGAAGAATCAATCgtgaagaaaatgaaacatACTTGCAGCCTTCAGTGGTTTGTTGGCATATCTGCTGGCCAGCGCTCCGTGGGCAGCGTTCACTGTGGCACAATATCAAAACATTACAGACATCGCTCGTGCGCAGATGAATGTGTCGCGAAGGAGAAAGTAGTCACCTCCTTTGGTTCCAATGCCGACACCTGGAAAGCAGATGAAAACAAGATAAGGtagttcctcaaatagtggccgcCACTCCAATAAGTTCCTCGATGCAACTCCTGATCGCCTTTTGATCGTTCTGTTACGAACAAACGAGTGGTCGCGGCACAATGTTGCGTGCCGCCTGTATTTATGTTCTACTTCTATTCGCTAATATTTCTTctgcccacaaaaaaaagtctacacaccccctgtacaaatgcatgttttttgcgATATGAAATAATTTGACCAAGATCAATCAATTCAAACCTTTTTCCCCACCGTTCaaatgacctataacctgtacaactcaatgatttaaaaaaaataataataatttaaaaaaaattgtaaaaaaaatcatttttgggaCAGGAggtaaaaataactgaaatgagTTGTATAGGTGAAAGGCCACATTattgatggagaaaaaaaaaaaatgtatcttggacttttttatatccactgtagttcTCCCCTTTTATTTGCCTCCCCTCTAATAGACATCGGCCCAAAAGAAGTCTTCTCTCCCCCGAATGAATAGACACAGCGATACAGTATTTACGGATTTTATAATACTTGCAATCCCCTTTTTCTGTACCTCTGGCTGGCATGATCCTCCTCCAGGACACACCCTGAGCTTTAACCCctgcaaaatgaaaatataaaataataacaaccaCATGACACAATTTCGACTCCACCTCCTAAATACTTGGACTGAATGGTCACATTGACAGAGGTATCCACTGAAgataactgtttaaaaaaaaaaaaactgaggcgACTTTGTGGAGTCTGCAGCTTCTTCTCGCACGCGGCCGCCAAATTTGATCCCGCCGCCGTCCCTCAACCCTTTGATCAAAGCATATTAAATGATTCCAAGTGCAGTGGAGTGGAGCGATTTTTAACACGCGGGTGAGAGGGCAGCCGCTGAAGGCACCGATTCATGGCAGCTTTGGGAGAGAAATCGGCCTCCTCTTGACTGTTTAAATAGAATGGGTGGGACTTGCTGCGGGGGTCATTTCGCCCcgacattatatatatattctttaaataCAGTCAAGCTTTGTCACATTGAGAATAGTTGTAGAaatttaaaccttttttttctaccaAGAGCCGTTTTAAGTCTTCCGAAGGCCGTAGCAAGTTGatgaaaatcattttgaaaaaatatatttaaaaaatgtagtacagtgatcaaaaagtgaaaaatattttctaagaGTTCCTCGGAGATTGTGTTAATTTTCACTCAACGGTTgaagcgtttttttgtttttttttgcttaccgCCTTGCAGAGTTCGCCTGGCGAGGCAGAGGAGCAGCGAGGTCTGAAGAAGAAGAGCCGGACACCACATAATGGAGGAGGGCAACCgaaagatggatgaatgaatgaatgcatacaTCCTCCGACGTCTTTTATATGCACGCTCCGGCTCCTCCCGCCGAGCGCGACCCGCCCAAGGCGCTGGCACCGGCGGCTCACGTAAAGGTTAGGCGAGTGCCATCTCCAGGGCAACGCTGACGCTGAAATGCAAGAGCGTCTGTGACGTCGGATTACAAGTTTCATTTTCCAGTTcccacgctcataactcaaaagaATTGTGTCTCacatcatctttccctattgaagtGAATGCAAATGACATTAATCTGTTACCGGCTCACgtaaaacaccaacaacaaaaaatgtctgtaatgtttttgtttgttttttttcttggttttttTCAATAGTAAAAATAGCACTCTTAGTGTATTGCACTTTATAAGAACAtaaagtaataacataattaattaAACCGTAAAGAATTTGTTTTTCCATCCGGATTTCATGCTTTTAGTCATTGTGCACCTCCTTCTGGTGTGAGCTCCTTGGCCaccatatgtatatatatacatatatatatacatatatatatatatatatatatatgtatatatatacatatatatatatatatatatatatatatatatatatatatatatatatatatggactccaatgaaggtgtagaaccatctcaagaatgatcagaagaaacggacagcacccgagttcaatatatgagtgccacagcaaagggtctgcataCTTATGGCGGTGTGATATTTCCGTATTTCTTTTTGAGTAGATCTGCAAAAATGTAGAACGCTTCAGATTCAGTAATGAGTAAAAGATTGGATAAAGAAGATTTGGTGGTGGGCTCACACCAGCGAACAAGACGGGAGTGCGACCATGCCAAGACAATCTGTTTAAAAACGATGAAAGTGTGAAAGAATTTCCATAGCAACAAGAAGTTGTGATCGGGTGTTTAGACTACGAACATAAAGTATAGGCCCGTGATggcatttatttcattatttatgtaACATTTACGTCGTCTGAGCACATAAGCACATAGGCCGGTTCTgcttcgatttttttttttttttttttttcctccagctgactttggaccaCCACATCGTCTTCCTTGGAGGTAGCAAGCACAAGACCAAAACATCACCGCCGTCTGACTCATTGACTGCTGCTTCACCTTTAAACATTTGGGTTTCTGTGCACGTTTGCCGGGCAATAAAAGTCACGATGCCGTCCGTAAGGGCCCGCTGCCTTCTTCCCAAGAGCGCGAGGCGACGGCTGTCGAGAGGCTTGTCGGGACAAAGGCGGACTGTGTCAGCTCATTTAGCCGCACGGGATTTTCAAAACAGGGCATGGCGTCTGGACATTCATCTGGATGCTAGTTTCATGGTGGTCTGTCCTCTTAGAAATACAGCTCAAAATGTGGACACAGATGACAACTGTCCTGAAGTGCCCTGAGCGGTATTAGACAATCAAGGTGGGAGTTTCTCCGTTTCTGCTCTCTGTGGATtacgacaacagtcaaatcaGAGCAATTCCTGACCTGCTATCTGTGGATTACGGaacattgcatcactttggccAAAGACAACCCCCCTATCTTGAATGCCTGACCCTCTTGACTGTAACGTGAACTGCTCTGCATCTCGGCTTTAACTTGCTCTCTCAGTTGATCTTAAATCGTTAAAAACCTTTCCGACTTTTCTTTTGGTTCGGTGCTTTGCACTCGGTTCCTTCACCACACGCGCCACGTGTCAAGATGCAAGATCAGTATTTTGGCACACAACTGGATCAAATATCAGTAAGTGACACTCAATGACAATTTTGCTTTTAATAAATAGTAAATCACCATATTACCCcaattgtttttatgaaaatgtaattggaaATGCTATCTTTTCATCTTGCTTAACTTCCATGGATGAGGAAGAAGTGCACGATATTTTTGCCTTacatttaattcattaaaattttCCATTTCTTAGTTACGTCCAGTGGTAAACATTACTTTCTTCCAATATCAattccaaccccaattccaatgaagttgggacgttgtgttaaacatcaataaaacagaatacaatgattcgcaaatcatattcaacctatatttaattgaatacactacaaagacaagatatttcatgttcaaactgataaactgtattgtttttagcaaataatcattaacttggaattttatggctgcaacacgtttcaaaaaagctgggacaagtggcaaaaaagactgagaaagttgaggaatgctcatcaaacacctgtttggagcaacccacaggtgaacgggctaattgggaacaggtgggtgccacgattgggtagaaaaggagcttcactgaattgctcagtcattcacaagcaaagattgggcgaggttcacctctttgtgaacaggttttggagaaacatacgctgccatccaagcaacgtctttttcacggacgcccctgcttatttcagcaagacaatgccgaaccacattctgcacgcgttaccacagcgtggctttgtagtaaaagagtgcgggtaccagactggcctgcctgcagtccagaacctgtctcccattgaaaaggtGCGGGGCATCATGAAGCGTacaatacgacaacggagacggctgaacagctgaagctgtacatcgagcaagaatgagaaagaattgcacctacaaagcttcaacaattaggtgtcctcagttcccaaacgttgattgaatgttgttcaaagaaaaggtgatgtaacacagcggtaaacaggaccctgtcccagttttttttggaacgtgttgaagccaATAATACGTATTAGGTGTCAtagtgtccgactggttagcgcatttgcctcacagttctgaggaccccggttaACCCGGGTGTTGGGGAGAAATAGAAGCACGCAAAAGCAGTCTAGTGACGGTACTGACGCGCTAACTTCGAGTCTCGGGAACCTGACTCCATTCCAAACAAATTTCCttctcttcttgtttttttttttcaaaagctaaAGTGCCCCATTTAGGTAGCAAACAGGTTGAGCCCGATACTGAAAcgagtgaaaaagaaaatcacctgCTGGTGTCTGCTCTTCATCTCGAAGTTTTATGCTCGTGTTAGTCATCGTTGACCACCTGCTGCGCGGGATCAATGTTAATGTTGCGCTTATTGTAGCGTAGTCTCACGGGTGGAATTGCATCAAGGTGTGACAATGGTTCAGAGAAAGTCATTTATGACCAAAGCAGAGCTTTGCGGGTTGAAGCGAAATAGTTGATCGGGGAGTTCCTCATGAGGTAATCGGTCAAATCCATATTTTCATAAGGTTTACAATCACAAAAGcgagaaagaaaaaacacaaaaaaaacacaagcaagGGACTCCTGCAGAACACCTGCAGCACATGGAAAGGCGGGCCCGTGCCGAGATGGCGAGTAAGGGCTCGCCACAATAACACTCTTGAGGCGGTCAGACTGACTGTTTGCATGACATCACTGCTGGCTGACTCGGGCGGTCTGACAGTCGCCAGGTGGACGCAACAAAAGCATCGCTAACAATGTGAAAAACTGAAGATTCAACACCGAAATGCAGACGGGGGGGAAACTCCGACCATCTGTCTTCATACGCAACATGTCGCACACGACGCAGTTTGAATTGGAATTTGTGGTCTTATTTGCATTTGATTGTCCACCGTTTTAAAGGTACTTCATGGAAGATCATGTCAAATGGACGGGAGGTACCATTTTGCTCCAATTATTTAGTTTGAAGTAGTTTTTGTGGAACCCTCCTGAGTCCTTACAAAGTCACCAACCAACCAACGATCAAAATATAACCACTCACCTCCTGATTTAACACTTGCGGTAACAAGAGTAGTTTTTCTCGCCCTCAGAAACAGGCAAAAATTTGGGGGTATTACAATGGGGGAAAACTAAATAGTACGTAAGGTTGACGATCgggattatttatttatcgtCGACTTCTGTGCTGTTGCTATGGACACTTGTGTAGGtatttatacgtgccctgcggcagactggcgaccagttcagggtatagtccgcctctcgcccccaagtcagctgggataggctccggtgccccgcgaccctaaccaggataagcggtgttgaaaatggatggtattggctctgaaaaataaaaaataaataaataaattggtttATCTGTAGTTGAAATGGAGATGAAAATAGTCACAATCTGATATCGGCATTCAATTGGAATTAAGCTCTTGgacatgcagtgtaaatccatccaaagtgggaaaaaaaaaaatgacactaaacatttttccactttctaCTTTCTCGCTTACACGTCTGAATTTTGAGTCTGGCCGAGGATTCAAAGTAATGTGAGACTTTCAAAAAATGGAAACAGATCTTTTTATATGGAGTGTCCTGAGGCGGAGACACGCCTCCATAGCTTGTCAGTCTCATATCAGCGGGCTTGCTGCACTTGGTTTAATATAAACTCAATGTTCCCTGGCGCAGCGACAGATTGAGAGGTGGGAGGAGCCTGCCGCAGTGAGTTCACCTCAGGACAAGACTGAAGGACAAAACAAGCAGGAAGGAGACGAAAGGTAACGCCAGCAACAGGCGCACTGCGAGGGAAATAAAGACTTAGCATATCGCCTGCCTGAAAAAGAGTAAGTTCTGTCAATCTTTTGATTGGCATGCATGTTTGAAATGAGAAAGAAGTTACTGTTCCTTATGTTATGAGTCCGGATAACAAAAGTAAACAACACAAAGTGTTATCATGTCTTATCGTGCAAATTGTCGTCTGTCCGCAGATGTCGTTGTCGGCTGTCGGGCGGGTGCTTGCCGCCGCGTCGCATTCGAGCCACGAGGGAGGAGGTCAGAGCGTCTTCACTCTCACAAAACAtcgaaaacacaaaacatgacaTACCGTGAGTGACAGAAACGTTCATTAGGATGGCATCAAACaccatttaaagagaaaagacCTTGCAGGGTAGACTCCTTCGCTGGTTCTGCTTCAGGAGCTGGCCCGGTCGGCCAGAGTAGAATTCTCCATGGCAGCGACTCCGGAGGAAGTGGTCCtcctcagatcttgtcccagtGGGTCGGTGCAGAACTCAAACGGCAACAGCCTCGAATTCGGTCCACATCGCCTTGCTCTCTCTCCGAGCAGGAGACGAGGGGGAGGAGATAGGACAAACAGCAGTAAATGTACTTTATatgtactttaactaaatgcTAAAGAGTAGAAATGAGTCTTAAGTCAGGaattaaacatttctactgaggtagCAGCTCTGATATCTGCGGGTAGGGCATTCCGGAGTACTGGAGCCCGAATAGAAAATGCTCGAGAACCTGTGGACTTCTTTCTGGCTCTCTTGAGTCACCAAAAGATCAACGTTTTGCAAGCGTAGGTTTCAGGACGGATCATACGGTGCAACTAAGTCAGAGAGATAAGAGGGTGCGAATCCATGTGATATTTTATGAGTGAGTAACAGGACCTTAAAATGGCATCTCAATTAAACAGGGAGCCAATGCAAATTGGCAGCAGcatataaatactgaacaaaagagGGCCGGGTACAGATCCCTGCGGGACTCCACAAGTGACATATTAATACTCAGAGGTCACATTACCATGAATTACACAATGCGTCATATCCAAGAGATAAGATCTAAACCAGGAAAGTGCTGGGCCTGTAATATCGATACGCATTTCGAGGCCATCAAGTCGTCTATTGTGATCAACGGTATCaaaggcagcactgaggtcgaGCAATAACAGTATTGATGAGGTGTCGCAATCCATAGCTCGTAGAAGATCATTCGTCACTTTTCAAGGGTCGTTTCAGTAGAGTGATCTGCCCTGAATCCGGACTGAAGAAGTTCAACAAGATTGCTAGGAGCCATGTGATCATGTAGCTGTCGTACGACATTGTTTTTcaagaacattttaaataaaagggAGATTTGACACCGGCCTATAATTGGTAAGACTCTCAGGGTCGAGGTTGGGTTTTTTAAGTAAAGGGGCGAATAACGGCTGTTTTGAAAGCTGCAGGTACAGCGCCGGAGGAGAGGGATACATTTATAACATTTACGATTGAAGGTCCTAAGATTAAAAAACAGCGCTTGAACGAGTTTCCCAGGAAGACGGTCGAGCAAGCATGTTGTCTGTTTTGCCGCACTAATGAGTTTACGGAGTCTGCCAAGGGATACTTCCTCAAAATGAGAGAGCATAGAAGGATGGCAATGGGGAAGGACTTCAAATTTCATCAAGTAATGGTCGGACACAGCAGTGGTATAGGGAAGTACAATTATGAAGAGCCTCTGGACCCTCAAAAACGGGGGCGACTCGGCTCTCAAAAATTCGAAATAGTCTCGAAAAGTACAAATGAAGGCAAAAGTAAAGTGTACAAATGTAAGTAGATGAGGGGAAAGCGTTAAGAGTTTGTCTCTCAGACGCACACAGCGTCGTGTGACTGGAGGGGGTCTGAGACCACGCTAGTGGGTCTGGGGAGCTTGTAGCTGAAGATAAAGGTTTTGCTCCTAGGCAGTCACTCATATGGAATCCATCATGGACCAccatgaaaacatttcattcattctgCCAACTTTTCCACAGCGAGGACCTGGAAGATCCTGACCTTCGTCCTGGCCTTGCCCGGTGTGGCCGTGTGCATTGCCAACGGCTACATGAAGATGCAGGCGCACTCGCACGAGCAGCCGGAATTTGTGCCCTACGAACACCTCCGCATCCGCACCAAGGTGAGCAGCCCCTGGACACTCCCTcggcattatatatatatatccttcaTGCCCCAGGCCAAGATTTATGGGACGACTCAGACATCACTCACCGCTGTCTCCCGACAGAAATTCCCATGGGGCGATGGCAACCACTCACTGTTCCACAATGCCCACGCCAACGCTCTGCCCGACGGCTACGAGAGCTCCCACCACTGAAGGGCTGTCCTTCTACACGGTGATGATGTCTTGCACTGAAATAAAGATCACCATTGTGCTTGCATTCAAGTgtcacctcttttttttttttttttaaagaaatcgCCAGGGCCGTACCGGGACATTTTCAGTACAGAGTATGAAAAGTGACTATAAAATAAGCATTGACTTCAACCAACTGGGCTGTTGCTTTAAATATGTGCATTTATCTACAGTTCGAtggatttttgaaaaatatttcccGAGGTGATGTACTTTCCACCGAGTTGTTTAAGCCTTATGTACACTACTTCCACCATAGGGGCTGATTAAAGTAATGATTATAACAACACCTGTTACTATATGTGCATTTAgcaatccatccatacatccattttccgtaccgcttttgcatggcacatatagacaaacaaccattcacactcacatttacatcgatgggcaatttagaggatTCAATCgacaaccgcaattccaatgtagttgggacgttgtgttaaacataaataaaaacagaatacaatgatttgcaaatcatgttcaacctagatttatttgtatacactacaaagacaagatatgtaatgtgagaaaatagtcgaacagtttaaggacaatgttcctcaacgtagaattacaagaaatttagggatttcatcatctgcggttcagagaatctggagaaatcactgcatgtaagcggcaaggccgaaaaccacattgaatgcccgtgaccttcgattcctcaggcagcactgcatcaaaaaccgacatcaatgtgtaaaggatatcagcacatgggctcaggaacacttcagaaaaccaatgtcagtaaatacagttcggcgctacatcggTAAGTGAAACCTgaaatttatcaacaacacccagaaacgtagccggcttctctgggcccgagctcatctaagatggaccgatgcaaagtggaaaagtgttctgtggtccgacgagtccacatttcaaattgtttttggaaattgtggacgtcgtgtcctccgggccaaaaaggaaaagaatcattcggactgttatggacgcaaagttcaaaagccagcatctgtgatggtatggggctgtgttagtgccaatggcatgggtaacttacacatacgtgaaggcaccattaatgctgaaaggtacatacaggttttggagaaacatatgctgccatccaagcaacgtcttttgcatggacgtccctgcttatttcagcaagacaatgccaaaccacattctgcatgtgttacaacagcgtggcttcgtagtaaaagagtgcgggtactagactggcctgcctgcagtccagacttgtctcccattgaaaacgtgtggcgcattacaaagcgtaaaatacgacaacagggaccccggactgttgaacagttgaagctgtattGTGAGctgaattttcattttcaaggtGAATTCAACCCACTTAAAACACTGTATAATGGTTGTGTGTTGTTTGGTAAACTGAATGAAGTCTAACTACTGgcacaaaaatctaaatttaacACTGGTTAAACTTGCTAAATTTCAAACTTGAATTTCCCAGAAATTTTGTTTTACGTTCTTATGGTAAATGACTTGCAAGCTACTTCTTTTAAACATTGTACCTTTATGAActgacttcttcttttcctttcggcttgtcccgttaggggtcgccacagcgcgtcatccttttccacgtaagcctatctcctgcatcttcctctcgaacaccaactgccatcatgtcttccctcacgacatccatcaaccttctctttggtcttcctcgagctctcttgcctggcagctccatcctcatcatccttctaccaatatactcactatttctcctctggacgtgtccaaaccattgaagtctgctctctctaactttgcctttaaaacatctaaccttggctgtccctctgatgagctcatttctaatttgatccaacctggtcactccaagagcgaacctcaacatcttcatttccgccacctccagctctacttcctgttgtctcttcagtgccactgtctctaatccatacatcccctcaccactgttttataaactttgcacttcatccgagcagagactcttccgtcacataacacacctgacaacttcctccacccgttccaacctgcttggacccgtttcttcacttgctgaccacactcaccattgctctggacggttgaccccaagtatttaaagtcctccacccttgctatctcttctccctgtagcctcattcttcccccaccacccctctcattcatgcacatatattctgttttacttcggctaatcttcattcctcttctttccagtgcatgcctccatctttctaactgttcttccagctgctcccttctttcactgcagatcacaatgtcatctgcaaacatcatggtccacagggattccagtctaacctcatctgtcagcctatccatcaccactgcaaacaggaaggggctcagggctgatccctgacgcagtcccacgtccaccttaaattcttctgtcacacctacagaacacctcaccgctgttctgccgccctcgtacatgtccagtattattctaacatacttctctgcccctccagacttccgcacgcagcaccacagttcctctctgggtactcttgtcataggctttctctagatctacaaagacacaatgtagctccttctgaccttctctgtacttttccatcaacatcctcaaggcaaataatgcatctgtggtactctttctcggcatgaaaccatactgttgctcgcaaatactctcttctgtcctgagtctagcctccactactctctcccatgacttcattgtgtggctcatcaactttattcctctatagttcccccagctctgcacatcacccttgttcttaaaaatgggcaccagtacgcttttcctccattcctcaggcatcttctcatcccgctagaattctattgaacaagctggtcaaaaactccacagccacctctcctagatgcttccatacctccacaggaatgtcatcaggaccaactgcctttccatttttcattctctttaatgcctttctaacttcccccttcctaatcattgccacatcctggtccaccacacttgcctcttctactctcccttctctatcattttcctcattcatcaaatccttgaagtattctttccatctagctagcacactgctggcaccagtcaacatatttccatctctatccttaatcaccctaacctgctgca
This Phycodurus eques isolate BA_2022a chromosome 16, UOR_Pequ_1.1, whole genome shotgun sequence DNA region includes the following protein-coding sequences:
- the LOC133415405 gene encoding cytochrome c oxidase subunit 6A, mitochondrial isoform X2, which encodes MSLSAVGRVLAAASHSSHEGGARTWKILTFVLALPGVAVCIANGYMKMQAHSHEQPEFVPYEHLRIRTKKFPWGDGNHSLFHNAHANALPDGYESSHH
- the LOC133415405 gene encoding cytochrome c oxidase subunit 6A, mitochondrial isoform X1, with amino-acid sequence MSLSAVGRVLAAASHSSHEGGARTWKILTFVLALPGVAVCIANGYMKMQAHSHEQPEFVPYEHLRIRTKAKIYGTTQTSLTAVSRQKFPWGDGNHSLFHNAHANALPDGYESSHH